A stretch of DNA from Bremerella alba:
ACAAGGGCGTTTCGTTATCTACTCGCTGCATCCCGATGTGGCCGCGGTCGGCAAAGATGAGTCAATGGAACAGGCTCGCCGCATCGACTTCGGCTGCTGCTCGATTGATCTGGAATCGATGTAGCTTCTTTCCGCGCGAAAGTCTTTGACGCAGCAAGCAGGGAATTCCATAATCGAAACTTCCCAAAGTCCCGGGAAACTCAATCCGAAAACGCAGGGCCTCTCTGTCTTCCCGGTCCGCTGTGAGAAAACAACCATGCCGCGCTTCCATGTGGAAAAATCAATCGAAATTGCTGCGCCACCGCAAACAGTTTACGAGAAGGTCGTTGACTACGGTACCTGGACGACATGGTCCCCCTGGCTGTGCGCGGAACCGGATGCCCAGGTAACCGTCAGCGAGAACTCGAACTCTCAAGGTTCCCTCTATAAATGGTCCGGCGAAGTCGTCGGAGCCGGTGAGATCGAGCACCTAAGTCTCGACCCGAATCGACGGATCGAAGATGAGATTCGCTTCCTGAAACCGTTTGCCTCGAAGTCCGACGTCGCGTTCGACATCGAGCCATCCGGACTGGGCACCAAGCTTACCTGGCAAATGGACGGCTCTCTCCCTTGGTTCATGTTCTGGATGACTGGCATGATGAAAGGCTTCATCGGAATGGACTACGAGCGGGGGCTCAAGATGCTTAAAGAATGGATTGAAACAGGCACCATCCATAGCAAGACCAATGTCCTAGGTATCGAAGAAGTCGGTCCGATTCACATGGCCGGGGTGCGGCGGTTGAGTTCGCTAAAAGATATCGGCGGCACAATGCAGGGAGCTATCAACGAGATGATGAACTTATACTCCCAACACAATCTTCCCTGCGAAGGGCAATTAATGGCGGTCTATCACAAGTTTAATATCGGCAAGCAAACCTGTGACTTTACGGTCGGCAAGCTACTGTCGTCCAGAGACATCGAAGTGCCGGCTCCGCTTGAAAAATGGTCGTGCCCTCAAACCAGAGCATTCTGCGTCGAGCATCTAGGCGATTACAATCACCTGGGCAACGGCTGGAGTGCCGCCAATCAGCACGTGCGGTACAAAAA
This window harbors:
- a CDS encoding SRPBCC family protein, translating into MPRFHVEKSIEIAAPPQTVYEKVVDYGTWTTWSPWLCAEPDAQVTVSENSNSQGSLYKWSGEVVGAGEIEHLSLDPNRRIEDEIRFLKPFASKSDVAFDIEPSGLGTKLTWQMDGSLPWFMFWMTGMMKGFIGMDYERGLKMLKEWIETGTIHSKTNVLGIEEVGPIHMAGVRRLSSLKDIGGTMQGAINEMMNLYSQHNLPCEGQLMAVYHKFNIGKQTCDFTVGKLLSSRDIEVPAPLEKWSCPQTRAFCVEHLGDYNHLGNGWSAANQHVRYKKLKPHNCSAFEIYENNPDETPIDQLRTKIYLPLK